Proteins found in one Aminivibrio sp. genomic segment:
- a CDS encoding thioesterase family protein — MLNLSELLQTGLSAEVKKTVDLEDTIGNASPYLNQYLSTSACAALAVQAAMAVTGNLLPEGYISVGRRIDLEHEIPAMLGTTVTVKAVLREVRGNRLVFDVTGTDALGTIFRGVNERVVVNRFGLDEKAEERAQQLKELKERL; from the coding sequence AACCTTTCCGAACTCCTGCAGACGGGGCTGAGCGCCGAGGTGAAGAAGACGGTGGATCTGGAGGACACCATCGGCAATGCCTCTCCCTACCTGAACCAGTACCTTTCCACGTCGGCATGCGCCGCCCTGGCCGTTCAGGCCGCAATGGCGGTGACGGGAAACCTGCTTCCCGAGGGGTACATCTCCGTGGGGCGGAGAATCGACCTGGAACACGAGATCCCGGCCATGCTCGGGACCACCGTGACCGTGAAGGCGGTTCTCCGGGAAGTTCGGGGAAACAGGCTCGTCTTCGACGTCACGGGGACCGACGCTCTCGGGACCATTTTCCGCGGAGTCAACGAACGAGTTGTGGTGAACCGCTTCGGCCTGGACGAAAAAGCGGAGGAACGGGCCCAGCAGCTCAAGGAACTCAAGGAACGACTGTAG